In the genome of Aspergillus flavus chromosome 8, complete sequence, one region contains:
- a CDS encoding putative aspartic-type endopeptidase: MKLIQLSSVLHFTALSSALTLPLNRRSPCEEEMSHNAPLLATLGGSVFDVDVTIGADNQTFKLLVDTGSSDTYIMQDGFTCINATDNQIIAPEDCKYGPETYHVSSSYEQVPDQNFGIEYGAGLASGVMAYETITIADVTVRTKLAFADRSHPMGDGVNNGLLGLGYPSLTSAHPGTFTPNDTYFYNRAVYNPVVNEMYEQGLIEEPYFSIALAHTARDSTGAFGGYISLGELPPVELTSEFTTVPVEIMENIPINITSDKRQISYWAFTTPAVKYGPAEEEEDALVVDHTPFQLFIDTGNEFSILPTAVVDPVNTRFEPPAVYNDELKAYIVDCGAKPPVFGVVVGNQTFYHAPEDLIYNTGNGYCVSTLVPSEKNGRPGLVINILGVPFFKNLVAVFDFGKDEMRFARVSNGYFL; this comes from the coding sequence ATGAAGCTCATCCAACTATCATCAGTTCTTCATTTCACTGCTCTCAGCTCGGCTTTGACTCTTCCGTTAAACCGTCGCTCCCCCTGCGAAGAGGAAATGTCCCACAATGCTCCCCTCCTTGCAACTCTAGGCGGCAGTGTCTTCGACGTTGACGTGACTATTGGGGCTGACAACCAGACCTTTAAGCTGCTCGTCGACACAGGGAGCAGTGATACATATATTATGCAGGACGGCTTTACTTGTATTAACGCCACTGATAATCAGATCATCGCCCCAGAAGACTGCAAGTATGGTCCAGAAACATACCATGTCTCGTCAAGCTACGAGCAAGTCCCCGACCAAAACTTTGGAATCGAATACGGTGCCGGCTTAGCCAGTGGTGTCATGGCCTACGAGACTATCACTATAGCGGATGTTACCGTGCGTACAAAGCTTGCATTTGCCGACCGCTCTCACCCGATGGGCGACGGGGTGAACAACGGACTCCTCGGTCTAGGCTACCCCAGCTTGACCTCGGCTCATCCGGGCACTTTCACCCCCAATGACACCTACTTCTATAACCGGGCCGTGTACAACCCCGTCGTCAACGAAATGTACGAGCAGGGCTTGATAGAAGAGCCGTACTTCAGTATCGCGTTGGCTCACACCGCACGCGACAGTACCGGAGCGTTTGGCGGCTATATCAGCCTTGGCGAACTCCCACCAGTGGAACTGACGAGTGAATTTACCACCGTCCCTGTGGAAATCATGGAAAACATCCCAATAAATATTACCTCCGACAAGCGACAGATCTCCTACTGGGCTTTCACTACCCCGGCCGTCAAATACGGAccagcggaagaagaagaggatgccCTCGTAGTCGATCACACCCCCTTTCAGCTCTTTATCGACACCGGAAACGAATTCTCTATTCTCCCTACTGCGGTTGTAGACCCGGTTAATACACGGTTCGAGCCTCCTGCGGTGTACAACGACGAGCTGAAGGCTTACATTGTTGACTGTGGGGCCAAGCCACCTGTGTTTGGTGTGGTTGTGGGAAACCAGACCTTCTACCATGCTCCGGAAGATCTCATCTACAATACTGGAAACGGATATTGCGTCTCTACCTTGGTCCCCtcggagaagaatggaaggCCCGGCCTTGTGATCAATATTCTGGGAGTTCCTTTCTTCAAGAACCTTGTTGCCGTGTTCGATTTCGGAAAGGATGAGATGCGGTTTGCTCGGGTCTCGAAcggatattttctttaa